The following DNA comes from Bombus terrestris chromosome 2, iyBomTerr1.2, whole genome shotgun sequence.
TTTAAGTTGGTCGTCGCGTAACCGCACTGTGCGCACTTATATACACCATGAGGAGTAACTTGGACCGCTGTTTCGTCCTGTTGTTTGTTTCTCATCGGTTCGGGAATATTTTGATTGGTGGTAATTTGTGGACTGTTCCTCGTATGGTCCTCCTTCGCTTCCAGATCGAATTTCTCTTTGGCCTCGTTCAATTTCTCCGCGTCCAGACTTAAATTATTAAGCACAGGGGGTTGAAAATGAGGCAGCAACGTGGGAAATTGGTGCGACGTGAGGAGATGCTGATGCAACATTTCCGGCTGATGGAAACCTTGGGAGCAAATCGGACATTGAAGCGATTTTTCTCCTTCGTTGTCACGGGAATTCACGTGAGACCTCTCGTGAAGGAAGAGAAACGGTAACACGGTGGTCGTGAAATTGCAATAGGAACAGCGATAGCTTTTCATCTGTTGATCTTCGGAAGATGACCCTAGTAAATTTGACAAAACTTGATTACCCAAACCAGTGTAGTCGGTAGATTTGATTTGCCGTGAGATTTCAAATCCATTCGGTATCTTCAAATTCGAGCTCTGTTGAGGGTTTTTCGATATTACATTCGCTGTTCTATTCCCTGATTTCGGCGTTGTTTGATATTGTTGCTCCATCTCGCGCCATTTATCAATGCCTGTTTTCCCATGATCACCCATCAGGTGAGCTTTTAACCACTTTATACTACGGAACCTTCTGCTACAGATTGGACAAACCTCTGTAAAGTGGGTGAAATATCTGTGACTGAGATCACCGAGTTGCTCCGGTTTCAAAGCAGCATCGTCCACGTTTGATGCCTCGTGGGTCTCTTGTTTTACCGAACTGGGAGTATTTTCGTCGACTATGCCATGAGTGTTGTGCTTGTGAACGCGTAAAAAGTATTTGCTGCACAGCTCCTTGTTGCAAATGTTGCATATTACGCCACCGATCTGGGCTCCATTTTCAATCTCAATACCGTGCATTCTCTGCATATGCGTCTTCATGAAGTACTTATTGCATAATTCCTTGTTACATATCTCGCAATAGCTCGATGTTGGCGTCATCGATGTTACCTTTCTCTCGGTTGGAGTTTGGCTGGTCGAATTCGAATTGGTCGTCGTCGCTGTGGTCGTAGGAGTTTGAGGAATGGTATTCGAAACCGCTGGTTGATGTTCGTCGGCGATATGTTTCCTGAGAGCGTCTTGACTCGCGTAATCTTTTCCACATAGGGCGCAGAACGCTGAGGTTGTAGTTAAGGGTGACTTTTCTTGCGGCGAGGATGTTGAATCTTCTTGGATGGCGCCGTGTTCCGTTATCATATGAATATGCAACGCTGCTCTGGTCTCGCATTCTTTTCCGCACACGTTGCACGATAATCCCTTGGTAGGCTTGAGTCCGTTCAGTTGCAACAGCATCGTCTGCAATTTTTGAAGATCCTCCGAGATCGAATCGTTCCGTTGATCGGATATATCTAGCTCGCACTCTTGCCTAGGCGATTGTTGTTCCTCGCTCTCGTGCATCTTCCGACAGTGAGCTTGATACAGGTCAATCGTCTGGAAACGTATACCACATAACTTGCACTCGTAATCGTCGACGACTCGATCGTTCGATTCTGTGCTACCAGGATTCTCCGTCACGATCAGATTTAACGGACTGGTCTGCACTTGATGCCAACTGGCCGCTGTCCCTGGATTGCTAGGCGATCTTTCGTTGTCCTGAACGATGATACCGTGCCTCTTCATTTTATGAGTCCGTAGGAAGTACTTATTACAGTACTCTTTACAACATATCTCGCAAAACGCTTCTGGATTTATAACCCCTAAACGACGAAGTCGATCGGCGCTGAAACCAGACTCTCGTGCCTGTTGAATCGATTGAGGCGATAGATGTCTGGGTGCTGGTACGAACGTTGCATCCTCTTGTTCTATCCCGTATTCTTGCTTAAACAGCGCTTCCATACCGCCGAGACTATCCCTCGACGTATCCCTGTCCTCTTCGTTTTGCGACAAATTGATCTGAGACTCTTGCGATTGATCCAATGATTCAACGTGCATCTTTTGTTTGTGTTTACGCATCGATTCCTCGTTTTTGAAACGTTTCTGGCAGAGATCACACGCGACGGTCGGTGTGGGTGGTGTCGCGGGCAGTTCTAGCTTAACCATGTTACTAGGATAGTTGGTAGGGAACAATGGTCCTGGAATGCTATTGTCGACGGTGCTGGGTCCCGGTGAATCGACGTAGATACCGTGCTTGTTCGCTTTGTGTGTCTTGAGGAAATACTTGTTGCAGAACTCTTTATTGCACAGATCACAGTACGCGTCCGGATTAAAGATCCTAACCGGCGTTGGTCCCAACGAGGGCCTGGCGATAGAACCGGAGTCCGTCAATGGGAACGCGGGCATAGGTAAATACTGCGCCAAGGTGCCAGGAAAGCCAGAAAGGATTTGCAAGTGGTTGGGTAAAGGTGGAATTTGACTCGCTGGCCCGGGCCAGGGTTCTTCGTTCTGCGTCTGCATTTGTGCTTGCGATTGCACGTGTTGCCCGGTGGCTAGCCAGTTTATCGCGAAGTTCTTTACGCTAAGCAAATTAACGGGATTCTCGGATTGGTCCAGTTGCTGAGACGGTTCTTGTTTGATCGCGGAATTCGGAGATCTACTTTGACTTTGTTCCGAAATCTGATTCGCGGAACCGTGCTCATTCTCGAGGTGAACGTTCAACGTTTCCTTGCTATCGAAAAACTGACTACAATATTTGCAACGGAATTCGTTATTCAAGTTCTCGTCTCTTATCGATGATTGACTCGGTATGGGTGATTGCGACGACAGCTTACCTTCGCTGTCCTCGTCCTCTTCCTCGTCCTCGTTCGATTCTTCGTGCACACCGGGCATTAACGTCGAGGAGAATCTTACGGGCGTCGTTTGTTTTCGTCTCTTCTTCGGCCCTGTTGAGTCCGCGTCGAAACGAAGACGTTTCCTCGCGTCGCGTTCTCCGCAACTCGATCCATCGCTGTCCAATTCCGTCAATTCCGATATCGTCGTCGTCTCATGCGCCATCGTCGAGGACATTTTGCTTGGACGTGACAGGCCCAATCTCGTACCAGCTTATCGATTACTCGTCGCCCTGTTAAACAAAAATCAAACCGCCCCCCCTctcgttgttattgttatttgcATTCACGTAGCCTTGGCAATATTGTTCAAACGTCGccgtatttttctatcgttgaaTTGGTAacacgaataattaaaaaacgtgAAATCGAACGACGTCCCACTAATATATACGGTGGTATCGATGAATTCATCCATATTCCTGGTTTTGTTCCGTGGGTTCGTTTCTGTATGTACTATCGTGATTGCACTTGGATGATATATACGGATGAAAATAGAATCGCCTAACGAGTGGCAGAGAAAGAAGTACACACGAGTTATAGGCCTTTACCTCGATGAGACACCCTATACGCGAATGGACACAGCTAGAAAAGGGAGACGTTTGGGGAACCTACTATATGACTCATATGTGCGCCCATACTTTAGGGCTGAATTCAGAGGATAGTACGAATATGCATTTCAGAAGCTCCGTAATTACTAATTGAAGTTGACAGACCCATGCCTCCTGTCACGAAATAATGGTCAGGTCATTGAACTGTGCCAGTTTCTGGCTAGTGGTAATGCTCGCGACGAGGGACAATATCGAAACGAGATTAGACAAAAATAAAGAGTATTAAACGATCATAGTACGAAAGTTATagtaagagaaaaaaaggaggaaaaattacaaaagaagaaaaaaatatgtcaaagttagtattaaaattttcttaccAATATAAAAATGGATTCTTCGTAAAAGATTAAACGCCACCGTTTGAAATCGTCCGAGAAACATCTTTCTCTAGAAACCATCTAATAAACATCGCTGAATGTAAATAAAACGGCTCCGAAACAATACAATTCCATTGAGTATCACGTGGAACTTTATCGCGCATTTTTATCGGAGAAATCGCACGTAAACAGCACTTTCTTGTTGAAACTACACATAGCCACACGTTCACGCGACGAACAATCGTTTTCGCTGTCTCGCTTTTAAAGACGTCAAGAATGCTGGAAAGACGTTATTGGCACGTGGCATCAAGGAGGGTAGGTAAACCGTGGGGTTACCTCAGGATGGTGTTGGTCAAACGAGCCCTCGAAAGAACGAGCCACTCGATATAAATTTTACGATTTCTACGGAACGTCTCGACCAAACGAGGGGTTAGGAGGAGGGTATTTTTACTCAAGGATATTCGTTCGATCGTGCTGAAACTGTTTGGAGGGATCAAATTGGACTGAAGTTAGGAAACGAGTAGACGAGGGAAACATGGTGAATTCTTGAAAAGAGGCAAAAGGAACAGCTGCCCATGCTACTACGTATGCTCTCGATAGGAAGATCTTTAAAGATCTCGAAGAGGTGTTAATCTATGGTGTTCGCCACGCTTACGCCTCTGTGAACTCTCTCAGGTTACTGTTAGGTGCAGACACGGTGTTCTATGAAGGGGATGTCACATCGTTCTTTCCCCTACCACCTTCGGAGAACTATCACACAAATATCCCCCACCATTCTAACGAAACATCGTTTGCTACATTCCCCAAACAGATGATTTTCGAAATGTTTCGATCGATTCCGCTCCGATTCGCGGATCAAAGGCCAATCACGTTCCATCGAAGAATTCGACGATTCAATGAAAAGGTGCTTTACGCTTATGTCATTATCCTGAAGATTTCGCTTTAATCTTTGAGTTACGTTTACGTATAATAGGATGTGATTTATTCTTTGTCATGTCTGAATCTTTTTACATCTAACAATTTGatatttctatcttttaatttatgaccttcaaaattttattttatatctattacggcaatacaattataataattcggaaataataaatattatttgcgaTCGTCGTCTTTAGTGTTGATCGTAAAAGTTCAGATACATATATCGAACCTTCGAATCGACTACGACGTAGGATCGTTATTCGAAATTTGGGCGGCCGCCTGTCAGCCTACAGAAATTGGATTACGCGGGGCTTGAAAAACAAGCTGAGATAGAGAAGCGGAGGGCTGCGAGGCAGAACCCGCATTTCTGCGTAACATTTGACGGATTTTCGAAAAATACGCGTAAATACGCCCGTATGGTACGTCGGTGCCCCACTATATCGTGGAAAAGCCTTTGCACCGTTTCTAGCCAAAATTGGATGAATGACATCGAACGAACGGGAAGGTTAGGGGAGCGAGGGGATTTTCATAGTTCTCGAAAGGGTGTCGAGAAAAACATGTTGTTAAAGAGTGGAAAGGACAAAAAGGGGAGGGAAGGAAATAACAATCGCGCGTTTTTGATACGAAGGGGCAGCTAGTGAAAGAGGTATTATCGTGGATGCACGTATTCTGCATATGCCTTTCTTCTGTTGCGATTCACTGAAATCGTTTCATAGCGTTGTTGCGTGGGCGTGTTACACACGGTAAACAACGTTCTAACTTGACAGAATAACGATGCTGCGACAACATATGCTGCGTGCAGCGTACGCGGATGCGTGGTAGTCGCAGCTGACTCTTTACCGACTCGTGAAACGATGGTACGATAAATTATGCGTTTTCGGTGAGGGTTTGCACGGTAATTAATATTGAATGCGATGAATCGATATGATTCGACGAAGCAACCTATACGAGATTGTTCGGTTAGGATGCTCGATACGTCCcttcgtattttattatatctgttTAACCTGTTTTCCTCGTAATTcgtttgttggaaatatacgagtattaaggaaaaaaagaaaaaaaatgagcGATGTAAGTATTTATGGAGATATGCGAGATAAGATTATTCGCGCGGTGATCATTGAACTTTTAAAGACAAACCGAACGTGAACGTCAATAGAAACTGGAATTTCTAGAATCGATAAGATGACGAGGAGGGTAAATTATGGAAGTATCGCGTTGGGTCGTTCGACCATCTCGATTCTTCTAGTGGAAAAAGAAAAGCTCGCGAAGTTTTTGCGTTGGTCGTCGCGTACGTGTGTCCGTTCGAACGGTAACCTGCGTGTGTGCGCGTGAGTGCGTTTATATGTGATTTCAGTAGAGGCCTATTGATCGAGCAGCGAACTTCACTGGTCCGCACACGCGCATAAGTCTGTCCGTAAACAAGACAAATATCATCGCGCCAGTACTGAAAATCTATCCACCCACCCACTCCTCTTTTCTTTAAACATCTAGCACGCTTCGTCTCTCCACTTCGACCTTCTTACGTGATTGACGTCTCTGTAATTGCGATTCACTGACATTCATCCGAACTGGTTGCATTTTGCTTCTAAAGTTTCAATAAGGAAATGAATTTGTAAAGAGACACGTACCTTCATTATACTGTTCAATGAATTACTTTACCTGCACTTATTTAAATTTTTGCaatgtattttgtaaaaaatttgcctttttttctcttttcaaggATTTACctccaaaaataaaaaaaattgttggcgtgttttaaattgaaaatttgttaacaaaatttaaaaatatatggaCGCTGTTGAGTAGGACATTTTCTCTTAAACGTCTCATTGCATATTAGAAGAtagaagtatatttaaaaaagggTTAAACGCGTTCACGTGTTCGAGCTACATTAACTGAGTGACATGTTATATTCGTATCTGAAATAAGTATGTAAAAGGTGCGTTTCACATAAAGGTGGGGATCGCGGAAAGTTGGATCTGCGCAATGCGTGTCGTCAGATGAACCACGTGGAGTATTCGCATGCAAAAGACGTCGGCGGATATCGGACGGTCTCTTAGTCTTCGTCGAATGGGCAACGGTGTAGCGTCGTTTTAGAAATTCCATTGTCGAAGTTACtactttattctttttatttagacATTGATAATCTTAGTGAAGTAATCGTACGCGTTTCTACAATCCTTAAGCTGTTTCATGGATGACAAATCACTGTAAAAATCGCGAAGGTCGAACGTAAGAATGTAGACGATGAGTTGCGCACACTGTTGCACACGCGAAGTTTATTTTTCCGTGGAATAGCAGATGGAATGGGAAGAATTTTTCATCTTTGATTCTTTCGTAAAAGATAAGCAATGCTCGTATCGGTGACGATAGTCGGAAAAATTGCATGATAATGCGTTACAGTAGCCATTCGATTTATTAAAGATACACGATTTCAAGGAAATTTAGAACGTCTTCGTTAAGTACTTACCGTAATCAGAAGCAATTTGCCCACGTaaaagaattcaaaatgttcACAATTGATTGGTTTCTTGCCATTATCCATTTCTTAATTATAGTGATACGGCGATGAATCCTTTTTAATAAACGAGGCACGAGCTTGCGACTGATAACGGCGACGATAACAACGATAACATCACTTTATTCACTGCGCACTGAAACACGAGAAAAACAATAGGAAACCTTTAAAGTGTTGTCTGAAAGACGTAAttaagaattttcaaaatagaAGGGGTGAAAAAAATGACGTTAGCGAGGAATTACGAGAGACGACAATTGCCTGCTGGTCTCTCTACTTACTATTGTTTTGGCCATCGTGCCACGATGGCGGCCATACTTGATATGAGAAAGTATCCCCCACATTGTCCACGGCCATCTACTAATTCCCCCATACACCCCCGCGCTGATTCAACCCCCATCCCCGCTACCACCTCCATACCCTAGCTTCTAGTCCCCCCAGCGAACTCACCCCTTATTCCCTGCTACCCTCTTTCAAAGTCAGGGACGACGTCTTCTTAAGCTCTTGTTGGCTCTTTACGCCTTCTTCATCTTATTTCTTCTTGCTACAAGATTTAAGCTTTCGCTTGTAAGATCAATGTTCTTTCACATAATTTTTCTATGACGAACGTTTCTGTTTTATCGGCATCTTGATACGAAATTAACGTTAAGATTAGATCAACGATCCACATTGCACGCATCTTTGTGCGATATAAAGTTCAtgttatttagaaatttcattgtCATTCTTCATCGTAGAAGATGAAAAGATAAATTTCACGAATACGTAAGAAAACGGAGGGTATTTGGAGGAAGGTATCCGTCACTGAGAGTCTTTCTTCGTTAAGGCACTTCCTCCTCTCTCAGACTCACGCACCTGCACACACGTGCGTTAAAAAAGGTGCCCACCCACATGATCGCGCTCACTCACAGACGCGAACATATCCGCGCGTCTCTAAGCTATCACCGTCCTCCTCGCGACTCAGCACGAGCAGTCTTTTACCCCAGTTCACAGTCCTTCTTGCACCCCGAAGGTGGGCTTGGTGAGGGTAGGGGGTCCGAAAGAGAAGGGAGacgaaagggaagaagaagaaaggaagcgaaGTGGAAAGAGAAAGTGAAGGAAagcggcgaagggcaaggggaAGCGGAAGGGCGCGTGGGGTGGCATTTTTACTGGTCACTCGGAATTCGGTTCTCCCACTACGCGGAATCAGATGACTCTCCCTTCAACCCCTCTGAACTTTCCATCTGCCTCGACCCTGTGTCACCCCACTTCAAGCTCCAACCCAGCGACTACCCTCACGCAGCAAATTAGTTTAGCCTCACGGACAAGTCCGGCCGGGTACGAGCCTCCTCTTAGGAGTTTCCTTCCATTCCACGGGAAATGACGCGCAGAATCTCGTGAGAGACACTCGCACCTACACGAAAGAGATATTTTTTCGAAAAGTACTCAAGGGAGCTCGTTCGATGACGAGCTGATGTTTTTTCTCCATTCTTTCCGCATTGCTGTCCCGATATTTTATTGCTAGATTTCAAAAACGAGAATTACGCTCTGAAAGAAAACGAACAATAGCCATTAGTTCTAtttgtaaatacatatttctaacaaataaaatgtttatgcgatttttattcgttacatcTTATGTCGAAGCTACTCAAAACGTTACGTTAGTTTTAAAGAGCGACCAAAAAGAAAGTTCTTAAAGGAAAGGACAATATTCATTAGCTTTATTGCtaaatattggcttggcaactaagtgattgcggattttgacattaggtggtattgacaaaatccgcaatcatttagttaccaacccaatatGTATCTCGATTGAGTAAAATCATTACgcgatttttatttcttctgttCTACGTTAATGTTACATAAAATGTTACGTTCGTTTTGAAAAGGCGATTAAAAATAGAGCTCAACAAGTGTAACGCTTGTATGATAATCCATCACACGCAGTTGGGCTAGATgcgaataatttattgaaacaaGTTGCACTTATCGTGGGCTATAAACATTCATGCGCGCATCGCGTTTGACCACGCGCATCCTTTCCTCTTCCTAAGTGAAACTACTCTGTCGGACACACGATTTACCTTCCAGTATGACCGGGTGCCGTTTTCCTCACAATTTAATCGTGCCCCATCGCGTTCACGGCACGTGTCTAATTGCGGCGCACCTGTCTCGCTGGATGCTTTCTTTCTTTACCGATCAAAAATCGACAGGATAGTCGAGATCGTGAATAATTTAAAGGATAAATTAGAGCGGCTGGCCAATAACATCCAAGCGTACGCTAGGGTGTTCCGCTTTTGCGGTTGCATACTTGTCACGCGATTTCGGTGCGGTattgataatgataatgaagTTGCGTCCGTTCGTATTCGCTGCTCGAAATTAATGATATTACTCGAGGAACTTTGCGAGACGTAGACCAATAATTTCGAATCGCATGATGCATTTCAATTGGCAGTCCGCGCCTGTTTCTGCCGGTGCTCGCTTTCCCATCCTGCGATCTACTTCTGTTATTCATAGTTGTTACAGCGAACTATAGACCGGTAATCGTATAGTTGCTTTTGTAGAACCAtgaaaaagggaggaaaaaagaTGGTCCCTTTGTAAAATTCCCGTGCACTGGATAGTAAAGTGCCACTTATCGATGCATCTAGATTCGACAACGAATTGCTCTTTGTTCGAAGCGCTCGGTAGCGAAGGAGATTCCGGTGCAAATTAGTACGGTGAAAATTAGCCGGCGGATATGTTTCTCGAGCATGCGTGCGATTCTACATACTCTTTGGTCTGATTCTCTTTCACGTCCTTTTTCTCGTTCCTCCCTCTTGAATAATCGAATCATCGGTGAAAAAAGAACCggcaaaaaaagaaacgagtagTCGTGTCACAGGACACGCGCCACATGGATGGCCGCAGATCCGACGATTCAATAATGGTCGCTTTTTTTCTTAAGAGTATCGCGTGGATATAGCTTACTACACAGGGTgatagtaaaaaaaaattagaatgtatatatgtaaaaattcagtccatgTATTTCTATACTTGTTAGTAACATACGTATTGTCTATAATAAACGATAATATCGGATTGCAATTAATTGTTTCATATTTCGTACATTAATTGTGTTTATTTGTAACTTAAATCTCGCGTTTCACTGCATTCATAATTATCTCAATATAATGCAAACGATACATGTTATGGAATATCGTAAGAGATAATGCAATTTGCTCGATGATCGgcagataaatatttattgtagctgatacgagtgcgtagatttcgcgttaaataatttatttttttttttttatatagtatCGTAATATAGCCATATCCtgttttacgtttttcttcgttttttataCACTGGTACGATTTGAAACGCAGATGCCTGAAAAACGCAAAGCCGCAAACAGCCGAACAGAGAAAAACTGTGATAAAAAATTTGCTTTTCTTAGTAAGGTTCTAATAAAAGGCAAACGTTCGGCATCGTGAAATATAATCACTGAAAAGCGTCCTGGATCAATCCGGTATTATTAGCTCGAGCCAAAAGAGGGTCGTCCATTACTGGACAGCTGGACAATAGTATCCCGTACTCgatttttttgttttctatccCTGGACAGCGAAGATACGTTATGCAGCCAATTTTGTGTACTCGATATGTAtcttatatgtatacgtatatactgTACGGGTATATATAGCAATTGATATCAGATAATTGAAGGAATATTTACTGCAACGAAAACAATATTCTTTCAGCTGcaaaatactttttttattGCATTCTTTTTCTCGCAACTACTATTTCATTAAAACAGAAATTCACTTGAAATTTCCAGCGTGCTAACTTTCTATCGTCCTATTATTTGTTGAGAGAagttaaatagaaattaaattggTATAAGAATTTTTTATAGCTTACTTTAAATTTAGTAACAAAGAACTGTAAAATTCTAGACTaataattgtacattttttagAAATTGATGAAACTATACTGACCAACTTTTACTCTTAAATTTGCAAACATTTGAATCGATTTGAAAATTGAACAGAAGCAAAATTCcatttgaaaaaatgtatagaGTAATAACTTAATTGTTACACCGATAATCAGTGTGtattagaaattataatataaaaatgaatcattgaaatttattttattattggaaaaattgttaatatttacaaatattatagaaatagtaGAAAGTGAACAtgatacatatatcaaatataaaattccatttCTTCTGTCTACAATATCAACTTGCAAGTTCATAGTCATATTCAcctttaatttcaataattactaattataaTATAGACGAAGTACATATTTGTGAAATAGACAGCATCATCACTTTGTACCGGCGTGATATGAGATTTCGTGTCTGAAATCCCAATTCTGTACTGAAATCAACATGTACTGAAATACCGATCGTtccaaaaattgtaaaattttgttatattgtaTCAACTTCAGAG
Coding sequences within:
- the LOC105666945 gene encoding uncharacterized protein LOC105666945 is translated as MSSTMAHETTTISELTELDSDGSSCGERDARKRLRFDADSTGPKKRRKQTTPVRFSSTLMPGVHEESNEDEEEDEDSEGKLSSQSPIPSQSSIRDENLNNEFRCKYCSQFFDSKETLNVHLENEHGSANQISEQSQSRSPNSAIKQEPSQQLDQSENPVNLLSVKNFAINWLATGQHVQSQAQMQTQNEEPWPGPASQIPPLPNHLQILSGFPGTLAQYLPMPAFPLTDSGSIARPSLGPTPVRIFNPDAYCDLCNKEFCNKYFLKTHKANKHGIYVDSPGPSTVDNSIPGPLFPTNYPSNMVKLELPATPPTPTVACDLCQKRFKNEESMRKHKQKMHVESLDQSQESQINLSQNEEDRDTSRDSLGGMEALFKQEYGIEQEDATFVPAPRHLSPQSIQQARESGFSADRLRRLGVINPEAFCEICCKEYCNKYFLRTHKMKRHGIIVQDNERSPSNPGTAASWHQVQTSPLNLIVTENPGSTESNDRVVDDYECKLCGIRFQTIDLYQAHCRKMHESEEQQSPRQECELDISDQRNDSISEDLQKLQTMLLQLNGLKPTKGLSCNVCGKECETRAALHIHMITEHGAIQEDSTSSPQEKSPLTTTSAFCALCGKDYASQDALRKHIADEHQPAVSNTIPQTPTTTATTTNSNSTSQTPTERKVTSMTPTSSYCEICNKELCNKYFMKTHMQRMHGIEIENGAQIGGVICNICNKELCSKYFLRVHKHNTHGIVDENTPSSVKQETHEASNVDDAALKPEQLGDLSHRYFTHFTEVCPICSRRFRSIKWLKAHLMGDHGKTGIDKWREMEQQYQTTPKSGNRTANVISKNPQQSSNLKIPNGFEISRQIKSTDYTGLGNQVLSNLLGSSSEDQQMKSYRCSYCNFTTTVLPFLFLHERSHVNSRDNEGEKSLQCPICSQGFHQPEMLHQHLLTSHQFPTLLPHFQPPVLNNLSLDAEKLNEAKEKFDLEAKEDHTRNSPQITTNQNIPEPMRNKQQDETAVQVTPHGVYKCAQCGYATTNLNRIKKHVRKDHKTISDPTDSVLAELSRTLKDVANKHKVPACYATPQDMNSNPDKTIMQPFLIEEQDTMQAGEESSSEKRFAPALVYLPVKSRINNALTASFTLSPA